From the Trifolium pratense cultivar HEN17-A07 linkage group LG4, ARS_RC_1.1, whole genome shotgun sequence genome, the window TGTGTGATCGTGTTTGTCTGGTTTTGCATTGCATTGGTGGATTAGGTGTCTTTTTCTAGCTTGTTGAATTACTAGCTCTGGTAGGTTTTGTTTGCTGCACTGTTAATTTTAGACAGGCTTtgcaactctttttttttacaaggctGTGTAACTCTTTGTCATCTTCCACTGAGTACCATACTCTATGGTAGTTTATTAAATATGTAACTCTTTGTCATCTTCCACTGAGTACCTCTTATACTCTATGGtagtttattaaatattttgctgtttctaaaataaattaaaaaatcaacgTTCGAAGATTTTACGTAACTATATGTTGCTTATAGAGGATGAGAACGGATTTTACCTCGATCCTTTTTGTGTAAAAGATCCTGAGAATACTTAAAGAAAAACTTtaattcaatttcttctttttaataGTAGTATTACTCATATCTACACACTTAAATGgacatactccctccgatccttaatataagagatattttactttttagattcattaaaaatctaatgtatttagtctataatatggaccagatacattagattcccaataaatctaaaaagtacaGTATCAGAGAGAATAATTAATAGATAAAATggtcttttgttttattaacaCATTTCTTATGTACAAAATTCGTTTTCctatcaaaaatagaaaaaggcCACAGAAGTAGTGATAGCTGTATCAAGCTACACAAGTGCGTCCCATTTTCACGTTCACTTCTTCACGAAACTTCCAACTTTCAGCTACACTACGTTATACCTTCCTAAATTTACACACTTTCCACGTGTCTTAAATCCATAACCGCTCAACAAAACTTCCATTCAATCACCACCCTCCGATTCACCCCGTATCTAAATCTACACCCTTTATAAACCCCACGATCATTCATTCGTTTCTGTCTTACTCTTCTCTTTCCCATTTTCAGATCCATTTCATTCTTTCCCGTTTTCTTCAAACGGTTTCCGTCTCATTCATTCGTAACCGTAACGATAACCGCCATTTCAATTTCTAGATCCAATTTcgattcaaaattcaaattcattcTTTAAATGGCAGTTACAAGATTCTCTGTTCTTCTTATACTCATTTCTTTGTTAGTCAACATCGCTTCATCCGCCGATTCGCCGGCACCGGCGCCGCATTCATCCGTTAAATCATCTTCTCCTTCTCCAACTCCTGCTCCGAATTCTTCTCCGATAAGTTCACCGCCAGCTCCAACTCCAACTCCGGCGAACTCTCCTCATTCCGATTCGCCTCCAGCACCTTCACCGGAAAACTCTCCTTCTCCATCTCCTTCTCCAGATGAGGCGGATGATACAGGAGTTAGTCACACCGGCATCGGAGATGTGGACAAAAAATCATCCGGCGGAGGAACTAGTGCTGGCAAGAAAGCAGGGATAGCGCTTGGAGTGATCGCTGCTGTAGGTGTGGTTGCAGTTGGAGCGATGGTGTATAAGAAGCGCCGGCAAAACATTCAGAGATCTGAGTATGGATATACAGCAAGGAGAGAACTCCTGTAGAAGCTTCAATGGTTTTGCATCTCTGAGTTTTTGCCGAAGGTGTAGTAATTAGCATAATAGCATTCGTATACTATTCTAGAATCtagatttattttttccttaatttgattattattgATTATTCGCAATAATCTCTGAATGATTTGATACTGTTACAATTTTAGGAATTGCAAATTTCTTTCCGTTCTCAATCGTACTAGATCTTGGAAATTTATCCGTTGTAGTCATGAATTTTAATTGCTCTGGATCCTAtcgttttgtattttttatttttattttttttgtatttta encodes:
- the LOC123919969 gene encoding early nodulin-20-like, with the protein product MAVTRFSVLLILISLLVNIASSADSPAPAPHSSVKSSSPSPTPAPNSSPISSPPAPTPTPANSPHSDSPPAPSPENSPSPSPSPDEADDTGVSHTGIGDVDKKSSGGGTSAGKKAGIALGVIAAVGVVAVGAMVYKKRRQNIQRSEYGYTARRELL